In Marivivens aquimaris, one genomic interval encodes:
- a CDS encoding winged helix-turn-helix transcriptional regulator: MKDIGHCPTQCGKINGLLSRVGDRWRILVIISLASRDVMRFNELKRHLGITQRMLSRTLRELERDGLVLRTAYATVPPTVEYQLTDLGRSFGRAAEIMGEWAVENVAAVDQARAAFDAREVEKA, encoded by the coding sequence GTGAAAGACATCGGCCACTGCCCGACACAATGCGGCAAAATCAACGGGTTACTGTCCCGCGTGGGTGACCGCTGGAGGATTCTGGTGATCATCTCTTTGGCGAGTCGCGATGTGATGCGCTTCAATGAGTTGAAACGGCATCTCGGAATCACGCAGCGCATGTTGTCGCGCACCCTGCGCGAGCTGGAGCGTGACGGTTTGGTCCTGCGTACTGCTTACGCGACCGTTCCGCCGACCGTGGAATACCAGTTGACGGACCTTGGACGCTCGTTCGGACGCGCGGCTGAAATCATGGGGGAGTGGGCGGTCGAAAACGTCGCTGCCGTGGATCAGGCCCGCGCTGCTTTCGACGCCAGAGAAGTCGAGAAGGCTTAA
- the ybeY gene encoding rRNA maturation RNase YbeY — translation MQIDIEITDDRWVDLGLEDITETAAHAVLERLGIDAEECELSVLGCDDARIRELNADFREKDKATNVLSWPADERGAEDDGDMPEAPEADVFGTIELGDIAISYETCEREATEAGKPLRDHAMHLMIHGILHLLGFDHIRDGDAALMEGIETEILGKMGMADPYS, via the coding sequence GTGCAAATCGACATTGAAATCACCGACGATCGTTGGGTGGACCTCGGGCTTGAGGACATCACCGAAACGGCTGCTCACGCTGTTCTCGAACGGCTGGGTATCGATGCCGAGGAATGCGAGCTGTCGGTGCTGGGTTGCGATGATGCGCGCATCCGCGAACTGAACGCCGATTTCCGCGAGAAAGACAAAGCGACGAACGTCCTCTCTTGGCCCGCAGACGAGCGCGGCGCAGAAGACGACGGCGACATGCCCGAAGCGCCCGAAGCGGATGTCTTCGGCACCATCGAGCTGGGCGATATCGCGATTTCCTATGAGACATGCGAGCGCGAAGCCACCGAGGCCGGCAAACCGCTGCGCGATCACGCCATGCATCTGATGATCCACGGCATCCTTCATTTGTTGGGTTTTGATCACATCAGGGACGGCGATGCTGCGCTGATGGAAGGAATCGAGACCGAAATACTTGGCAAAATGGGTATGGCTGACCCATATTCGTAG
- the aroA gene encoding 3-phosphoshikimate 1-carboxyvinyltransferase yields MSGHGTPIPMTSRKCGPLTGVANVPGDKSISHRSLILGALSVGKTEISGLLLGEDVLDTAKAMRAFGATVTDHGEGNWTVEGVGVGGFAEPEDVIDCGNSGTGVRLIMGCMATSPISATFTGDASLRSRPMGRVTDPLALFGAKSYGREGGRLPLTIVGAANPVPVTYTTPVPSAQVKSAVLLAGLNAPGQTVVIEKEATRDHTERMLAGFGAEITVEDTEEGRKITLTGQPELKAQTIVVPRDPSSAAFPVCAAIITEGSDVLVPNIGLNDTRAGLFTTLREMGANLEYENMREEGGEPVADLRAKYSPNLKGIEVPPARAASMIDEYPVLSVVAAFAEGDTVMKGVKELRVKESDRIDAMAKGLRAAGVEVDEGDDWWIVKGLGFGNVPGGATVESRLDHRIAMSFMVMGMATEKPMSVDDGSPIATSFPIFEPLMAELGAAVSRSNQ; encoded by the coding sequence ATGTCCGGCCACGGTACCCCTATTCCAATGACGTCCCGCAAGTGCGGCCCGCTGACGGGTGTTGCCAATGTTCCGGGCGATAAATCCATCTCGCACCGCTCGCTGATCCTCGGCGCGCTGTCTGTAGGCAAGACCGAGATTTCGGGCCTTCTGCTGGGCGAAGACGTTCTGGATACCGCCAAGGCCATGCGCGCTTTCGGCGCCACCGTCACCGACCACGGTGAAGGCAACTGGACCGTCGAAGGCGTCGGCGTCGGCGGCTTTGCAGAGCCTGAGGACGTCATCGACTGCGGCAACTCCGGCACTGGCGTGCGCCTGATTATGGGTTGCATGGCGACCTCGCCGATTTCGGCCACGTTCACCGGCGATGCCTCGCTGCGTTCGCGCCCGATGGGCCGCGTGACCGATCCGCTGGCACTGTTCGGTGCGAAATCCTACGGCCGCGAGGGTGGCCGCCTGCCGCTGACGATCGTCGGCGCTGCGAACCCCGTGCCCGTGACCTACACCACGCCGGTCCCGTCGGCTCAGGTCAAATCGGCTGTGCTGCTGGCTGGTCTGAACGCTCCGGGCCAGACCGTTGTCATCGAGAAAGAAGCCACCCGCGACCACACCGAGCGTATGCTCGCTGGTTTCGGCGCAGAGATCACTGTCGAGGACACCGAAGAGGGCCGCAAGATCACTCTCACCGGTCAGCCCGAACTGAAAGCCCAGACCATCGTCGTTCCGCGCGATCCGTCCTCGGCTGCTTTCCCCGTGTGTGCCGCGATCATCACCGAAGGCTCGGACGTGCTGGTTCCGAACATCGGCCTCAATGATACCCGCGCTGGCCTGTTCACCACGCTGCGCGAGATGGGTGCTAACCTCGAATACGAAAACATGCGCGAAGAGGGCGGCGAACCTGTAGCCGACCTGCGTGCGAAATACAGCCCGAACCTCAAGGGCATCGAAGTCCCGCCCGCCCGCGCCGCGTCGATGATCGACGAATATCCGGTGCTGTCGGTCGTCGCGGCATTCGCCGAGGGCGACACCGTGATGAAGGGCGTCAAGGAACTACGCGTCAAGGAATCCGACCGCATCGACGCCATGGCCAAGGGCCTGCGCGCTGCGGGCGTCGAAGTGGACGAGGGCGATGACTGGTGGATCGTCAAGGGCCTTGGTTTCGGCAACGTGCCGGGCGGTGCGACCGTTGAATCGCGCCTCGATCACCGTATCGCCATGTCTTTCATGGTGATGGGCATGGCGACCGAAAAGCCGATGTCGGTGGATGACGGCTCGCCCATCGCGACCTCGTTCCCGATCTTTGAGCCGCTGATGGCCGAACTGGGCGCTGCTGTTTCGCGGTCGAACCAGTGA
- a CDS encoding transporter associated domain-containing protein, whose amino-acid sequence MGDTNEGPSIAAQSAQADTIDGNKSGFLSRIFDAFNPSEEDEETHHNGNVVPMQPVLGLSNLRRMRVEDVSIPKTDIVAVPITSTKEELVQTFRDSGLTRIPVYDNTLDSPMGLVNLKDFALKFGFDCDEDTYDLNQMLRPLIYVPPSMPLHVLLQKMQAERTHMALVIDEYGGTDGLVTIEDLIEQVVGEIEDEHDEEEAASFVSEGPGVYLVYAKTDLDDFEQEIGLDLGAHEEIDDEEIDTLGGLVFMLAGHVPARGEVIKHPDGPEFEVIEADPRRIKRLRVRVNKPAEA is encoded by the coding sequence ATGGGCGACACCAACGAGGGTCCTTCTATCGCAGCGCAGAGCGCGCAAGCGGACACCATAGACGGCAACAAGAGCGGTTTTCTCAGCCGCATATTCGACGCTTTTAACCCGTCCGAAGAGGATGAGGAAACGCATCACAACGGGAACGTCGTTCCCATGCAGCCGGTGTTGGGACTATCCAACCTGCGCAGGATGCGTGTCGAAGACGTCTCAATCCCCAAAACGGATATCGTGGCGGTTCCGATCACCAGCACCAAAGAGGAGCTGGTCCAGACGTTCCGCGATAGCGGGCTGACCCGTATCCCTGTCTACGACAATACGCTCGACAGCCCTATGGGGCTGGTGAACCTCAAGGACTTTGCCTTGAAGTTCGGTTTCGACTGCGACGAAGACACCTATGACCTCAACCAGATGCTGCGCCCGCTGATCTACGTGCCGCCGTCCATGCCGCTGCATGTGCTGCTGCAAAAGATGCAGGCAGAGCGGACCCACATGGCGCTGGTGATCGACGAATACGGCGGGACCGATGGTCTCGTGACGATCGAAGACCTCATCGAACAGGTCGTGGGCGAGATCGAGGACGAGCACGACGAAGAAGAGGCCGCATCCTTCGTGAGCGAAGGGCCGGGTGTCTACCTCGTCTATGCGAAGACCGATCTGGATGACTTCGAGCAGGAGATCGGTCTCGATCTCGGTGCACACGAAGAAATCGATGACGAGGAAATCGATACGCTCGGTGGCCTTGTGTTCATGCTGGCGGGCCACGTTCCTGCGCGCGGCGAGGTGATCAAACACCCCGACGGGCCGGAGTTCGAGGTGATCGAGGCCGATCCGCGCCGGATCAAGCGTCTGCGCGTGCGCGTCAACAAACCTGCCGAGGCCTAA
- a CDS encoding (d)CMP kinase, which yields MKFTVAIDGPAAAGKGTISKAVAADFGFAHLDTGLLYRAVGAKVTDGAEAIAAAESLTPEDLKRTDLRTMEAGQAASKVAVIPEVRAALVDFQRRFAAQAGGAVLDGRDIGTVICPDAEVKLFVTASAEVRAHRRWLEVGGDEAQVLAEVKERDDRDMNRADAPLKPADDAVLVDTSDLSIEEAVAAAVAAIKAKMA from the coding sequence ATGAAATTCACCGTAGCAATCGACGGTCCCGCAGCGGCGGGTAAAGGCACGATCTCTAAAGCTGTTGCTGCCGACTTCGGTTTTGCTCACCTCGACACCGGTCTGCTCTATCGCGCTGTCGGCGCCAAAGTCACCGATGGTGCCGAGGCGATTGCCGCAGCCGAAAGCCTGACGCCCGAAGACCTTAAGCGCACCGATCTGCGCACGATGGAAGCAGGGCAGGCGGCATCGAAGGTTGCTGTGATCCCCGAAGTCCGCGCGGCTCTTGTTGATTTCCAGCGCCGTTTCGCGGCTCAGGCTGGCGGCGCTGTGCTGGATGGTCGCGACATCGGCACCGTCATTTGTCCCGATGCCGAGGTGAAGCTGTTCGTAACCGCCTCTGCCGAAGTGCGCGCCCATCGCCGCTGGCTCGAAGTGGGCGGCGACGAGGCTCAGGTGCTGGCCGAGGTCAAAGAGCGCGACGATCGCGACATGAACCGCGCCGATGCACCGCTCAAACCGGCGGATGATGCTGTTCTGGTCGACACCAGCGATTTGAGCATCGAGGAAGCCGTCGCGGCCGCTGTGGCCGCGATCAAGGCGAAGATGGCTTAA
- a CDS encoding SDR family oxidoreductase: MPKNQYDATDPRDAYPRPPFPSQPQDSTGSIFDMKPQPDHGEESYKGFGRMKGRKALVTGGDSGIGRAAAIAFAREGADVAISCLHPDSEDAKSTLELLKSEGVNAQLYGADNSDEQACIQLIADVVRDLGGIDVLVNNAGMQKQQPKIEDLDSDQFVKTFQTNVFGTFWLCKSALKYMEAGDAIINVTSSQAYDPSPQLLDYASTKFALRGFTQALAAQVIERGIRVNAIAPGPFWTALQPSGGQTDEKVQHFGEGAALGRPGQPAEIGPAFVFLATNESSYMTGETIGQTGGKPIA; encoded by the coding sequence ATGCCCAAGAACCAATACGACGCGACCGACCCGCGCGACGCCTACCCCCGCCCGCCGTTTCCCTCGCAGCCGCAGGACAGCACCGGCAGCATCTTCGATATGAAGCCGCAGCCCGACCACGGCGAGGAAAGCTACAAAGGCTTCGGCCGCATGAAGGGCCGCAAAGCGCTGGTCACAGGCGGCGACAGCGGCATCGGACGCGCAGCGGCGATTGCCTTCGCTCGCGAAGGTGCAGACGTCGCGATTTCCTGCCTTCACCCCGACAGCGAAGATGCGAAATCCACGCTAGAGCTGCTGAAATCAGAGGGCGTGAACGCGCAGCTTTACGGCGCGGACAACAGCGACGAACAGGCGTGCATCCAGTTGATCGCGGACGTGGTGCGTGACCTCGGCGGTATCGACGTTCTGGTGAATAACGCCGGGATGCAGAAGCAGCAGCCGAAGATCGAAGACCTCGACAGCGATCAGTTTGTGAAGACCTTCCAGACGAACGTGTTCGGCACGTTCTGGCTCTGCAAATCGGCACTGAAGTACATGGAAGCGGGTGACGCGATTATTAACGTGACCTCGTCGCAGGCTTACGATCCGTCGCCGCAGCTCCTTGATTATGCCTCGACCAAGTTCGCGCTGCGCGGCTTCACCCAAGCGCTCGCTGCTCAGGTCATCGAACGCGGCATCCGCGTGAATGCCATCGCGCCGGGTCCGTTCTGGACGGCGCTTCAGCCGTCAGGCGGTCAGACCGACGAAAAGGTCCAGCATTTCGGCGAAGGTGCCGCACTTGGCCGTCCGGGCCAGCCCGCAGAGATTGGGCCGGCGTTTGTTTTCCTCGCCACCAACGAGTCGTCCTACATGACGGGCGAGACCATCGGTCAGACCGGCGGCAAGCCCATCGCGTAA
- the trmB gene encoding tRNA (guanosine(46)-N7)-methyltransferase TrmB: protein MTASNKHPDAPWRNFYGRIHGKTLNQAQKDYLDEDLEALSPGDVSWETNPDRKPLDMEARFKGKPVWLEIGFGGGEHLVHMGETYPEIEIIGCEPFMNGVAMLLGKIRKLGTQNVAVHPGDARDVFDVLPDHSISKAFLNYPDPWPKKRHHRRRFVTQEHLEPLFRVLKPGSEFRVATDIPDYVRQTLEEVPKAGFVWQGKGPEDMSTPWDDWHSTRYEQKALKEGRTPHYLTFIRP from the coding sequence ATGACCGCATCGAACAAACATCCCGACGCGCCTTGGCGCAATTTTTATGGCCGTATTCATGGCAAGACCCTGAATCAGGCGCAGAAGGACTATCTCGACGAAGATCTGGAGGCTCTGTCTCCGGGCGATGTGAGCTGGGAAACCAACCCCGATCGCAAACCGCTCGACATGGAAGCGCGTTTCAAGGGCAAGCCCGTCTGGCTCGAAATCGGTTTTGGCGGCGGTGAGCACCTTGTTCACATGGGTGAGACCTATCCCGAGATCGAGATCATCGGGTGCGAGCCGTTCATGAACGGTGTTGCGATGCTGCTGGGCAAGATCCGCAAGCTGGGCACACAGAACGTTGCCGTCCATCCGGGCGATGCGCGTGATGTGTTCGACGTGCTGCCGGACCATTCGATTTCGAAGGCGTTCCTGAACTACCCCGACCCGTGGCCGAAGAAACGCCACCACCGTCGCCGGTTTGTGACCCAAGAGCACCTCGAGCCGCTGTTCCGCGTCCTGAAGCCGGGTTCGGAATTCCGCGTGGCGACCGACATTCCCGACTACGTGCGCCAGACGCTCGAAGAAGTGCCGAAGGCCGGTTTCGTCTGGCAGGGCAAAGGCCCCGAGGACATGAGTACCCCGTGGGATGACTGGCACTCCACCCGCTACGAGCAGAAGGCACTGAAAGAGGGCCGGACGCCGCACTATCTGACGTTCATCCGGCCCTGA
- a CDS encoding PhoH family protein → MPVDILTPPSELVIEFPDNFLLIDLCGEYDRNLAKIEEILGIQIARRGNHLILIGEEGSREKAAEVLNALYARLESGRQVEPADVDRELRMGHSEKETGTQAGDQMEMFKGGAVEIKTRKKMVEPRTDAQKEYVKNLFKNELAFGIGPAGTGKTYLAVAVGVSMFITGQVDKIILSRPAVEAGEKLGFLPGDMKDKVDPYMQPLYDALNDFLPSKQVQKLMEEKKIEIAPLAFMRGRTLSRAFIVLDEAQNATSMQMKMFLTRLGEGSRMVITGDRSQIDLPRGMDSGLVDAERLLKGIKKISFNYFTSKDVVRHPLVAAIIEAYDADDVKR, encoded by the coding sequence TTGCCAGTCGACATCTTGACCCCGCCCTCTGAGCTGGTGATCGAATTCCCGGATAACTTCCTGCTAATCGATCTCTGCGGTGAATATGATCGCAACCTTGCGAAAATCGAGGAAATCCTGGGTATACAGATTGCGCGACGAGGGAACCACTTGATCCTGATCGGCGAGGAAGGCTCCCGCGAAAAAGCAGCAGAGGTGCTCAACGCTCTCTACGCCCGTCTCGAATCGGGCCGTCAGGTCGAACCGGCGGACGTTGATCGCGAGCTCCGCATGGGGCACTCCGAAAAGGAAACCGGCACACAAGCTGGCGACCAGATGGAGATGTTCAAAGGCGGCGCGGTCGAAATCAAGACCCGCAAGAAAATGGTCGAGCCGCGCACCGACGCGCAGAAGGAATACGTCAAGAACCTGTTCAAGAACGAACTGGCCTTCGGTATCGGCCCAGCCGGTACAGGTAAGACGTACCTCGCGGTCGCTGTTGGTGTGTCGATGTTCATCACTGGTCAGGTCGACAAGATCATCCTGTCGCGCCCCGCTGTCGAAGCGGGCGAAAAGCTCGGCTTCCTGCCGGGTGACATGAAGGACAAGGTCGATCCGTACATGCAGCCGCTATACGACGCGCTGAACGATTTCCTTCCCAGCAAGCAAGTGCAGAAGCTGATGGAAGAAAAGAAGATCGAGATCGCTCCGCTCGCCTTCATGCGTGGCCGTACGCTGTCCCGCGCGTTCATCGTGCTCGATGAGGCGCAGAACGCCACGTCCATGCAGATGAAGATGTTCCTGACCCGTCTGGGTGAAGGCTCTCGCATGGTCATCACCGGCGACCGCAGCCAGATCGACCTTCCGCGCGGCATGGACTCCGGTCTTGTCGATGCGGAGCGTCTGCTCAAGGGCATCAAGAAGATCAGCTTCAACTACTTCACGTCCAAGGACGTGGTGCGTCACCCGCTCGTCGCCGCGATTATCGAGGCATACGACGCCGACGACGTGAAAAGGTAA
- the lnt gene encoding apolipoprotein N-acyltransferase, with protein sequence MTFGAPVLAGLLMMLGQEPLNFAYLIVPALVLWAITSSSAPKVAAFQAWLAGVAYFGPMLRWIEYPFRVEADIYGWMAPFAAALLPMGLALFWAVSMWIAVRLGRGRAAWALGLILGEIGRAYLFTGFPWGQFAQSYLDTFAIHAVPFVGAYGLTVLIIMLTAALASLIIRHRFSALLAVFIGGAIALPYSPEPTISDGPMVRLVQPNARQEDKWDPDKMQVFYRRLIQSTMAGETPDLVVWPETSVPYLLNYAGDVIEQVSDVARGAPVVVGINREEDMLYYNSMVVVGRGGELLDTYDKRHLVPFGEYVPFGNLLAEFGIHGLAANEGSGFSEGTGSHLIEFANIGKVRPLICYEGIFPSLSHSDERPRALMLITNDGWFGPDAGPMQHLAQARLRAIEQGLPLIRVANTGVTAMIDSRGVITASMGMGEEGYIDAPLPVASAPTVYSKLTNIPLVILIVLTAGIAILARRKTALT encoded by the coding sequence ATGACTTTCGGAGCGCCGGTCCTCGCCGGCCTCCTGATGATGCTCGGTCAGGAGCCTCTGAACTTTGCCTATCTCATCGTGCCTGCACTGGTGCTTTGGGCGATCACGTCGTCCAGCGCGCCAAAGGTCGCCGCGTTTCAGGCGTGGCTGGCGGGCGTTGCCTATTTCGGCCCAATGCTCCGCTGGATCGAATACCCTTTCCGCGTGGAGGCCGACATCTACGGCTGGATGGCGCCCTTCGCGGCGGCTCTGCTACCTATGGGCCTTGCGCTGTTCTGGGCGGTCAGCATGTGGATCGCGGTCAGGCTCGGACGGGGCAGGGCGGCTTGGGCGCTGGGCCTGATCCTTGGTGAAATAGGGCGGGCGTATCTCTTCACGGGTTTCCCGTGGGGGCAGTTCGCGCAGTCCTACCTCGACACCTTTGCCATCCACGCGGTGCCGTTCGTTGGTGCCTACGGGCTGACGGTCCTCATCATCATGCTCACCGCTGCGCTGGCGTCGCTGATTATCCGCCACCGTTTTTCGGCGCTGCTCGCCGTATTCATCGGCGGCGCCATAGCGCTGCCTTACAGCCCCGAGCCAACCATCAGCGACGGCCCTATGGTGCGCCTCGTCCAGCCGAACGCGCGACAAGAGGACAAGTGGGATCCCGACAAGATGCAGGTGTTCTACCGCCGCTTGATCCAATCGACGATGGCGGGGGAGACGCCCGATCTGGTCGTATGGCCTGAAACCTCCGTCCCCTATCTGCTGAACTACGCTGGTGACGTGATCGAACAGGTGTCCGATGTTGCGCGCGGTGCGCCCGTGGTGGTCGGCATCAACCGCGAAGAGGACATGCTTTACTACAACAGCATGGTCGTCGTGGGGCGGGGCGGCGAGTTGCTCGACACCTACGACAAACGCCACCTCGTACCGTTCGGCGAGTATGTCCCTTTCGGCAATCTGCTGGCAGAGTTCGGCATCCACGGACTCGCCGCGAACGAAGGGTCGGGCTTCAGCGAAGGGACGGGTTCGCACCTCATTGAGTTCGCAAATATCGGCAAGGTGCGTCCGCTGATCTGTTACGAAGGCATTTTCCCGTCGCTCTCGCATTCTGACGAACGCCCCCGCGCGCTCATGCTGATTACCAACGACGGATGGTTCGGCCCTGATGCGGGTCCGATGCAGCATCTGGCGCAGGCGAGGCTCAGGGCGATCGAACAAGGTCTGCCCCTGATCCGCGTCGCGAATACAGGTGTCACGGCCATGATCGACTCGCGCGGGGTGATCACAGCGTCGATGGGCATGGGCGAAGAGGGCTATATTGACGCACCCCTGCCAGTGGCCTCCGCGCCCACTGTTTACAGCAAATTAACCAATATTCCTTTAGTTATCCTGATTGTTCTGACTGCGGGTATCGCCATTCTCGCAAGGCGAAAAACGGCGTTGACCTAA
- the queF gene encoding preQ(1) synthase → MANTDVSGLTQLGSHVDLPTSPEEAKLERVPHTHEGERYVVRFTSPEFTSLCPLTGQPDFAHLMIDYVPRKWLVESKSLKLFLGSFRNHGAFHEDCSVMIGKRIADLLDPEWLRIGAYWYPRGGIPIDVFWATGPEPEGIWIPEQGVPPYRGRG, encoded by the coding sequence ATGGCAAATACCGATGTTTCCGGACTGACCCAGCTTGGATCGCACGTCGATCTGCCCACCTCGCCCGAGGAGGCAAAACTCGAACGTGTGCCCCATACGCACGAAGGCGAACGTTATGTGGTGCGGTTTACCTCGCCCGAGTTCACCTCGCTGTGCCCGCTGACGGGGCAGCCCGATTTTGCTCACCTTATGATCGACTATGTGCCGCGCAAGTGGCTGGTCGAGAGCAAGTCGCTCAAGCTGTTCCTCGGTTCGTTCCGTAACCACGGTGCTTTCCACGAAGACTGTTCGGTCATGATCGGCAAGCGCATTGCCGATCTGCTCGATCCCGAATGGCTGCGCATCGGTGCCTACTGGTACCCGCGCGGCGGTATCCCGATCGACGTGTTCTGGGCCACGGGTCCGGAGCCCGAGGGCATCTGGATCCCCGAACAGGGCGTTCCGCCGTATCGCGGACGCGGTTAA
- the metK gene encoding methionine adenosyltransferase gives MSRLDYIFTSESVSEGHPDKVCDRISDTILDAFLAEEPEARVACETFATTNRVVIGGEVGLSDQSKLTEYMNSVPDLVRGAIKDIGYEQDKFHWETVEITNLLHEQSAHIAQGVDASDDKDEGAGDQGIMFGHATRETDALMPAPIHYSHAILRRLAEVRKNGTEPALGPDAKSQLSIQYRDGKPVGVSSLVLSTQHLDESLTSEDVRAIVEPYIREVLPEGWLSDATEWWINPTGKFVIGGPDGDAGLTGRKIIVDTYGGAAPHGGGAFSGKDPTKVDRSAAYASRYLAKNVVAAGLADKCTIQLSYAIGVAKPLSIYANTYGTNTVDEAAIERAVSQAMDLTPRGIRTHLGLNKPIYARTAAYGHFGRAPEADGGFSWERTDLAEALKGAV, from the coding sequence ATGTCACGACTGGACTACATCTTTACTTCGGAGTCTGTTTCCGAAGGGCACCCCGATAAGGTCTGCGACCGTATCTCGGATACTATTCTAGACGCATTTCTGGCCGAAGAGCCCGAAGCCCGCGTTGCTTGCGAAACTTTCGCCACCACGAACCGTGTGGTCATCGGCGGCGAGGTTGGCCTATCGGATCAGTCCAAGCTGACCGAATATATGAACAGCGTTCCGGACCTCGTTCGCGGCGCTATCAAGGACATCGGCTACGAGCAGGACAAGTTCCACTGGGAGACGGTTGAGATCACCAACCTCCTGCACGAACAGTCCGCGCACATCGCCCAGGGCGTCGATGCGTCCGACGACAAGGACGAAGGCGCTGGCGATCAGGGCATCATGTTCGGTCACGCGACCCGCGAAACCGATGCGCTTATGCCCGCGCCGATCCATTACAGCCACGCGATCCTGCGTCGTCTGGCCGAAGTGCGTAAAAACGGTACCGAGCCCGCGCTTGGCCCCGACGCGAAATCGCAGCTTTCGATCCAGTACCGTGACGGCAAGCCGGTGGGCGTGTCTTCGCTGGTTCTGTCGACGCAGCACCTTGATGAATCGCTGACCTCGGAAGATGTCCGCGCCATCGTCGAACCCTACATCCGCGAAGTTCTGCCGGAAGGCTGGCTGTCGGACGCGACCGAATGGTGGATCAACCCCACCGGCAAGTTCGTCATCGGCGGCCCTGACGGCGACGCTGGCCTGACCGGCCGCAAGATCATCGTCGACACCTATGGCGGCGCGGCCCCTCACGGCGGCGGTGCGTTCTCGGGCAAAGATCCGACCAAGGTGGACCGCTCGGCGGCCTATGCCTCGCGCTATCTGGCCAAGAACGTCGTTGCTGCGGGTCTTGCGGACAAGTGCACGATCCAGCTGTCCTACGCCATCGGCGTGGCCAAGCCCCTGTCGATCTACGCCAACACTTACGGCACCAACACCGTAGACGAGGCCGCTATCGAACGTGCTGTTTCGCAGGCGATGGACTTGACGCCGCGGGGTATCCGTACCCATCTGGGCCTCAATAAGCCGATCTACGCTCGCACTGCCGCTTACGGTCACTTCGGTCGCGCACCGGAAGCCGACGGTGGTTTCTCGTGGGAGCGCACCGATCTGGCAGAGGCACTCAAAGGAGCCGTCTGA
- a CDS encoding NAD(P)H-dependent oxidoreductase, with amino-acid sequence MFYEKLNWRYATKAMDPAKKVPAEKIDRIVEAARMAPTSSGLQPFEIFVVYNDGVRAQLSEAAFGQRQLVDGTAVLVFAAWDNYSDARIDEFVDLTAEVRGSSDGLKEYFDRLKGMYLPREADVNFQHAARQAYIGLGFSIMAAAEEEVDATPMEGFDNAKFDEILGLTEKGLKSVCILPVGYRDETADWLAPMKKVRRPRDQFVTEIK; translated from the coding sequence ATGTTCTACGAAAAACTGAACTGGCGCTACGCAACCAAAGCCATGGACCCCGCGAAAAAGGTTCCGGCTGAAAAGATCGACCGCATCGTCGAAGCTGCTCGTATGGCGCCGACCTCCTCGGGCCTCCAGCCGTTCGAAATCTTCGTTGTCTATAACGATGGCGTTCGCGCTCAATTGTCCGAAGCCGCATTCGGTCAGCGTCAGCTTGTCGACGGCACCGCTGTTCTGGTCTTCGCGGCTTGGGACAACTACTCCGACGCGCGCATCGACGAATTCGTCGACCTGACCGCCGAAGTTCGCGGTAGCTCGGACGGCCTGAAGGAATACTTCGACCGCCTGAAAGGCATGTATCTGCCGCGCGAAGCCGACGTGAACTTCCAGCACGCCGCTCGTCAGGCTTACATCGGTCTGGGCTTCTCGATCATGGCCGCTGCCGAGGAAGAAGTCGACGCGACCCCGATGGAAGGCTTCGACAACGCCAAGTTCGATGAGATCCTCGGTCTGACCGAAAAGGGCCTCAAGTCGGTCTGTATCCTTCCGGTCGGTTACCGCGACGAAACCGCTGACTGGCTCGCTCCGATGAAGAAGGTCCGCCGTCCGCGCGATCAATTCGTCACCGAGATCAAGTAA